Proteins encoded together in one Penicillium digitatum chromosome 1, complete sequence window:
- a CDS encoding Orotidine 5'-phosphate decarboxylase: protein MSSKSQLTYSARAQSHPNPLARRLFHVAEEKKSNVTVSADVTTTKELLDLADRLGPYIAVIKTHIDILSDFSQATIDGLNALAQKHNFLIFEDRKFIDIGNTVQKQYHNGTLRISEWAHIINCSVLPGEGIVEALAQTAQAIDFPYGSERGLLILAEMTSKGSLATGAYTSASVDIARKYPSFVLGFVSTRSLGEVESTEAPAQGEDFVVFTTGVNLSSKGDKLGQQYQTPQSAIGRGADFIISGRGIYAAADPVEAVKQYQQQGWEAYLARVGAQ, encoded by the exons ATGTCGTCCAAGTCGCAATTGACCTACAGCGCTCGCGCCCAATCACACCCCAACCCCCTCGCACGCAGGCTTTTCCATGTCgccgaagagaagaagagcaacGTCACTGTCTCCGCTGATGTGACCACAACGAAGGAGCTCCTGGACCTCGCCGACC GCCTTGGCCCCTACATCGCCGTGATCAAAACACACATCGACATCCTCTCCGACTTCAGCCAAGCGACAATCGACGGCCTGAATGCCCTGGCCCAGAAGCACAACTTCCTCATCTTCGAAGACCGCAAATTCATCGACATCGGCAACACAGTCCAGAAACAGTACCACAACGGCACCCTCCGCATCTCCGAATGGGCCCATATAATTAACTGCTCTGTCCTGCCGGGTGAGGGCATTGTCGAGGCCCTCGCCCAAACCGCCCAGGCCATTGACTTCCCCTACGGCTCCGAACGCGgcctcctcatcctcgctgAGATGACTTCCAAGGGATCCCTCGCAACGGGCGCCTATACCTCCGCCTCCGTTGACATCGCGCGTAAGTACCCCAGCTTTGTACTAGGCTTTGTCTCGACCCGCTCGCTGGGTGAGGTCGAGTCAACGGAGGCGCCCGCGCAGGGTGAGGACTTCGTTGTCTTCACCACTGGCGTCAACCTCTCGTCTAAGGGTGATAAGCTTGGCCAGCAGTACCAGACTCCGCAGTCAGCGATTGGCCGCGGTGCCGACTTCATTATCTCGGGTCGTGGTATCTATGCCGCTGCGGACCCTGTTGAGGCCGTTAAGCAGTACCAGCAGCAAGGCTGGGAGGCGTATCTGGCCCGCGTGGGCGCACAATAG
- a CDS encoding Membrane-associated, eicosanoid/glutathione metabolism (MAPEG) protein, with protein MVAFIVPGNYGAVIAVALGAIPVLGFIHGNVTGSLRKAAKVPYPHSYASMELCKENAKAEQFNCAQRAHANFLENASQTMLFTLVAGLKYPEWAAGLGALWVFFRVLFLYGYVYSGKPQGKGRFMGGFFWLVQGALWGLSIYGVGRPLLSF; from the exons ATGGTCGCATTCATTGTTCCTGGCAACTACGG AGCCGTCATTGCCGTGGCCCTCGGTGCCATCCCTGTTTTGGGCTTTATTCACGGCAATGTCACTGGTAGCCTGCGCAAGGCGGCCAAGGTGCCCTACCCCCACAGCTATGCCTCCATGGAGCTATGCAAGGAAAAC GCAAAAGCTGAGCAGTTCAACTGCGCCCAGCGCGCCCATGCCAACTTCCTCGAGAACGCCTCGCAGACAATGCTCTTTACCTTGGTCGCCGGTCTAAAGTATCCGGAGTGGGCCGCTGGTCTGGGCGCTCTCTGGGTTTTCTTCCGCGTTCTCTTCCTCTACGGCTACGTTTACTCGGGCAAGCCGCAGGGTAAGGGCCGCTTCATGGGCGGGTTCTTCTGGCTTGTGCAGGGTGCTCTTTGGGGATTGAGCATCTACGGTGTTGGAAGGCCTCTGCTTTCTTTCTAA
- a CDS encoding Membrane bound O-acyl transferase, MBOAT, translating to MTARIGAVTSAREESQVNSTNGATPDVTKVSPPSTSTSKRRSKYRHVAAYHSEARHSSLSREAEVLPNFLGLRNLMVLVLVAMNLRLIIENFMKYGVLICIKCHDYRRQDVVLGSILFASVPCHLLVAYIIELSAATAAKQTVGRQKKTEKEKEHDQKVFQSTWPYTAFLHTLNATLCLTVTSFVVYFYIHHPGIGTLCQLHALIVWLKNCSYAFTNRDLRLAMLNPSADPGLPEIYSSCPYPRNITINNLAYFWLAPTLVYQPVYPRTASIRWSFVAKRLAEFVGLAMFIWLLSAQYAAPVLRNSIDKIAVMDLTSILERVMKLSTISLIIWLAGFFALFQALLNALAEVMRFGDREFYTDWWNSSSLDMSTRRWWAVDGVLWLRVEWFSRSPRFFMKCLLAFPHITSLVSRSLE from the exons ATGACTGCTCGCATTGGTGCAGTTACGAGCGCTCGCGAAGAATCTCAGGTCAATTCAACGAACGGGGCCACTCCGGATGTGACCAAGGTCTCTCCGCCATCAACTTCAACTTCCAAGAGACGCAGTAAATATCGCCATGTAGCTGCATACCACTCAGAGGCTCGTCATTCTAGCCTCAGTCGAGAGGCTGAAGTGCTTCCCAACTTCCTGGGGCTTCGAAATCTCATGGTGTTGGTACTTG TGGCGATGAACCTGCGATTGATTATTGAGAACTTCATGAAA TATGGCGTGCTAATCTGTATTAAATGCCATGACTACCGCAGACAGGACGTTGTTTTGGGGTCTATTTTGTTTGCCTCGGTTCCGTGCCATTTGCTCGTGGCATACATCATTGAACTTTCAGCCGCTACTGCAGCTAAGCAGACAGTTGGTCgtcagaagaagacagaAAAGGAGAAAGAGCACGACCAAAAGGTCTTCCAGTCGACGTGGCCGTACACTGCTTTCCTACACACGCTCAATGCCACGCTATGTCTCACAGTAACCAGCTTCGTGGTGTATTTCTACATCCATCACCCTGGCATTGGGACATTATGCCAGCTACACGCACTCATTGTATGGTTAAAGAACTGCTCTTATGCCTTCACAAACCGAGACCTTCGCCTCGCTATGCTCAATCCTTCTGCAGACCCGGGCTTGCCCGAAATCTACTCCTCGTGTCCTTACCCAAGAAACATTACCATCAATAACCTGGCCTACTTCTGGCTGGCGCCGACGCTGGTGTATCAGCCTGTTTATCCGCGCACGGCATCCATCCGGTGGTCTTTTGTTGCAAAGCGCCTTGCAGAGTTCGTGGGCCTGGCAATGTTCATTTGGCTTCTGTCTGCGCAGTATGCTGCGCCAGTTCTGCGCAACTCGATCGATAAGATCGCAGTAATGGAccttacatccattttgGAGCGAGTCATGAAACTTTCCACGATCTCGCTGATCATTTGGCTTGCTGGTTTCTTTGCATTGTTCCAAGCTCTTTTGAACGCTTTGGCCGAGGTCATGCGGTTTGGAGATCGCGAGTTCTACACTGACTGGTGGAACAGCTCCAGTCTGG ACATGTCTACTCGCCGCTGGTGGGCCGTGGATGGAGTCCTCTGGCTGCGAGTGGAATGGTTTTCACGCTCTCCGCGATTCTTCATGAAATGCTTGTTGGCATTCCCACACATAACTTCATTG GTGTCGCGTTCTTTGGAATGA
- a CDS encoding WD40/YVTN repeat-like-containing domain: MAYYDDNAGDGPGRFGKNFDGPVGPRRPRLVTDYGSSMVQWMRTRQPRYKGGHRLETERPSPSFAVDVLPPMARPYSAVDTIPVRHLHQSIGKSKKPIVVVRWTPEGRRLLTGGHTGEFMLWNGTAFNFETVMDAHYDQIQAGVTSLAWAHSQDWLVSGGQRGDIKYWRPNFNNVETIDDAHHDAVRDLAWAPSDTKFLSASDDTTLKIFDFATRTADATLTGHNWDVKSCDWHPTKGLIVSGSKDHQVKFWDPRTGRCLTTLHSHKNTVTSTRFSRVNSNLLATSSRDQTARVFDLRMMRDICILRGHDKPVSSLTWHPIHSNLISTGAEDGSLYHYLLDEPHLPAGQIPTVAPYDSPDPANTPPQVIYPAHRVQYAHGATIWSLDWHPLGHILASGSKDNFTRFWSRARPGETSYLKDRFHIGEEAAEAQGTWNRGFGRKQMREDEEQEMQDEADSLVDQRRPGGPALPGIQSAPPVGPQPDVPGFLPGIGSAQPRQPGVDGGAMGGMNPDRFAALMSSHPPSQSSTPTPGMHGFLMPQGMTGAPPMNMDLAQLQKQLQGFPMPQNFNLQALANNPGFPGGFGGLPGLPGLQGGGMPDDSRRQ, encoded by the exons ATGGCCTACTACGACGACAATGCGGGTGACGGCCCAGGGCGATTTGGGAAGAATTTTGACGGCCCAGTCGGACCTCGCAGACCAC GTCTCGTTACGGATTATGGTTCTTCAATGGTACAATGGATGCGAACACGGCAACCGAGATACAAAGGAGGACATCGCTTGGAGACGGAACGACCAAGTCCTAGCTTCGCGGTCGAT GTTCTTCCCCCAATGGCGCGGCCTTATTCTGCTGTCGATACAATCCCCGTGCGACACCTTCACCAATCAAtcggaaaatcaaaaaaacCCATCGTCGTCGTGCGGTGGACTCCCGAGGGAAGGCGGCTTTTGACTGGCGGTCATACGGGAGAGTTTATGCTTTGGAATGGAACAGCCTTCAATTTCGAGACGGTTATGGAT GCACACTACGATCAAATACAAGCTGGTGTCACATCCTTGGCATGGGCCCATAGTCAGGACTGGTTGGTCTCTGGTGGACAAAGAGGTGATATCAAATACTGGCGACCCAACTTCAACAACGTCGAGACGATCGATGACGCGCACCACGACGCAGTCCGCGATCTGGCTTGGGCACCCAGTGATACCAAATTCCTTTCAGCGTCTGATGACACAACTCTCAAAATTTTCGACTTTGCGACCCGAACCGCTGACGCGACACTGACCGGACACAATTGGGATGTCAAGTCTTGCGACTGGCACCCAACCAAGGGTTTGATTGTTTCTGGATCGAAGGACCACCAGGTCAAATTCTGGGATCCGCGCACTGGTCGTTGCCTGACGACCCTCCACAGCCACAAAAACACCGTTACATCAACCCGATTCTCGCGTGTCAACAGCAATCTCCTAGCCACTTCGTCGCGAGACCAGACTGCGAGGGTATTTGATTTGAGGATGATGCGCGATATTTGCATTTTGCGAGGTCATGACAAGCCTGTTTCTTCTCTGACATGGCACCCGATTCACAGTAACCTTATTTCGACTGGTGCCGAGGATGGTTCTCTATATCATTATCTACTTGATGAGCCTCATCTTCCGGCCGGCCAAATTCCCACCGTGGCGCCGTATGACAGCCCGGACCCGGCCAACACACCGCCGCAGGTGATCTATCCTGCACATCGGGTACAGTACGCGCACGGTGCTACAATTTGGTCACTAGACTGGCACCCACTGGGGCACATCTTGGCTTCTGGATCTAAGGATAACTTCACTCGATTCTGGTCACGAGCTCGGCCTGGCGAGACTAGCTATCTGAAAGACCGATTCCATATCGGCGAAGAGGCTGCAGAAGCACAGGGAACATGGAACCGCGGATTTGGCCGGAAGCAAATgcgcgaggatgaggagcAGGAAATGCAGGACGAAGCCGATAGTCTGGTCGACCAACGACGACCAGGCGGCCCTGCTCTGCCAGGTATTCAAAGTGCGCCGCCGGTCGGCCCTCAGCCCGACGTTCCAGGGTTCCTACCCGGCATTGGCAGTGCTCAGCCTCGACAGCCAGGAGTGGATGGGGGCGCTATGGGTGGGATGAACCCAGACCGATTTGCTGCACTCATGTCCTCTCACCCCCCATCACAGTCGAGTACCCCTACACCTGGAATGCATGGGTTCCTTATGCCGCAGGGTATGACTGGAGCACCACCGATGAATATGGATCTAGCACAATTGCAAAAGCAACTTCAGGGTTTCCCCATGCCACAGAATTTCAACCTCCAAGCTTTGGCGAACAACCCTGGCTTCCCTGGTGGATTTGGTGGCCTGCCTGGCCTGCCTGGTTTGCAAGGTGGTGGTATGCCCGATGACAGTCGGAGGCAGTGA
- a CDS encoding Integral membrane protein: MANNRVPINYEVPSFPSLYDPLPANHQQAYYLYYTKDIWRFTLFWTLIFYGATHLTVAGCAVLTHFRNWNVMWIVPLVYIFIAALESLLAGSIIGVVLGAVYEAGNFRMSTWLPMIWGGVNVMFLIVTSFPMQGGL; this comes from the exons ATGGCCAACAACCGCGTTCCGATTAACTACGAAGTACCTTCATTTCCGTCATTGTACGATCCCCTGCCGGCGAATCATCAACAAGCATACTACCTATACTACACGAAGGACATCTGGCGCTTCACACTTTTCTGGACGCTGATATTCTACGGGGCGACGCATCTCACTGTTGCCGGGTGTGCAGTACTTACTCATTTCCGTAACTGGAATGTGATGTGGATTGTGCCGTTGGTGTACATTTTTATTGCAGCTCTGGAGTCTCTTCTAGCAGGAAGCATAATTGGAGTTGT CCTCGGCGCGGTGTATGAAGCAGGCAACTTCCGGATGTCGACTTGGCTACCGATGATTTGGGGTGGTGTCAATGTTATGTTTCTAATTGTCACCAGCTTCCCCATGCAAGGTGGTCTCTAA
- a CDS encoding Peroxin 8: protein MATERSLATLLRSLQATSSFQDAASLLPTATSFLSMLGNPLNLSLLSSQLLAAPSLWSHTVDLQSCREILSVFNTAAIAVFQNDAIDEPRISYGRNRKIEHEAWVKAVVEGADDKSPRWRHTLLLGGILMGFEGQNRRGLPRRIRVKLESALVRAAQLAMEELGPDIGIDEQCITMVLTYTFELLSDLERSKLDYDRLLPAITKSAYLSSGGLEGGYFLGSIDQDVVEAPGKQFRWSTNSPTFAIVSAIAARPLVSTLGPLSRLIAHSVDNVRDPRIVGQTVDYLAGFVRTLMVQWRQNKLSEIDVAEETEFLDPESREITLPALWKMLRNCLYSVVITLRAVLGRTINDTALAANSSAPYLSMQCLHILRNMYFISSRLGQNASSQQTFVLLAAIDILSQYPVLAENFLRSIKPSEIGQIPAHPVERCLDLFFLNVAEHFPLVISSETNEELLLSAAFPYLAAGANSLLLEIFEAAHSLVLVVFAIPHNSELAAKHLPFYIENLFAVFPNNLSARQFRLAFKTVIQLTAPPSPLANSQPLLPSILLEVVHDRALNASSTPIPPQGPNPDMSQSSPVSEQAVLTLALLDSLSFLRVEDLKEWLPLAAKLMNTISDRNMRHACIDRFWEALAGGEMDVDRSHCCVTWWSTEGGRELVLFGAETAPDESDESGHFMSGAVGGVAPESKL, encoded by the exons ATGGCCACGGAGCGATCTCTGGCTACGCTGCTGCGGTCGCTGCAGGCGACTTCCAGCTTCCAGGATGCTGCTTC TCTTCTACCCACGGCTACAAGTTTCCTGTCAATGTTGGGAAATCCTCTGAATCTGTCACTCCTGTCGTCACAACTCCTCGCTGCGCCTTCGCTCTGGAGCCATACCGTCGACCTCCAATCATGTCGCGAGATCCTAAGCGTCTTCAACACCGCCGCCATCGCTGTCTTTCAGAATGATGCTATCGACGAACCTCGGATATCCTACGGGCGAAATCGGAAAATTGAGCATGAGGCGTGGGTTAAGGCGGTCGTGGAGGGCGCCGATGATAAGTCCCCGCGGTGGAGGCATACGCTTCTGCTGGGTGGGATCTTGATGGGATTCGAAGGACAAAATCGACGGGGTTTACCACGGCGGATTCGGGTGAAACTTGAGTCGGCACTTGTGAGAGCGGCGCAATTAGCGATGGAGGAGCTTGGTCCTGATATTGGGATTGATGAACAGTGCATCACTATGGTCTTGACCTATACTTTTGAGCTTCTGTCAGACCTTGAGAGAAGCAAGCTGGATTATGATCGCTTGCTCCCGGCGATAACTAAATCGGCGTACTTGTCTTCGGGGGGTCTTGAGGGTGGCTATTTCTTGGGATCTATTGATCAAGACGTCGTCGAGGCTCCTGGGAAGCAGTTTCGATGGTCGACCAACTCCCCCACGTTTGCTATTGTCTCGGCGATAGCTGCTCGCCCGCTTGTGTCTACTCTGGGGCCTTTGTCTCGCCTTATCGCGCATTCTGTTGATAATGTTCGGGATCCGAGAATTGTTGGGCAGACCGTTGATTACTTGGCTGGCTTCGTGCGGACGCTCATGGTTCAATGGCGGCAGAACAAACTTTCTGAGATTGATGTTGCAGAAGAAACAGAGTTCCTAGACCCAGAATCTCGTGAAATCACACTTCCTGCTCTTTGGAAGATGCTACGAAATTGCTTATATTCGGTGGTTATCACTCTTCGAGCTGTGTTGGGAAGAACCATCAATGATACAGCTCTTGCTGCAAACAGTA GTGCCCCATATCTATCTATGCAATGCCTACACATACTTCGCAACATGTATTTCATTTCTTCTCGGCTTGGTCAGAATGCCTCATCGCAGCAGACATTCGTGCTGTTGGCAGCAATAGACATCCTTTCACAATACCCAGTTCTCGCCGAGAACTTCCTGCGAAGCATAAAGCCAAGTGAGATTGGACAAATTCCTGCTCACCCAGTTGAACGATGTCTGGATCTTTTCTTCTTAAACGTGGCAGAGCATTTTCCTCTTGTCATATCCTCGGAGACCAATGAGGAACTATTATTGTCTGCCGCTTTCCCATATCTCGCAGCGGGTGCTAACAGTCTTCTGTTGGAGATTTTCGAAGCTGCTCACAGCCTGGTGCTTGTTGTCTTCGCCATTCCCCACAACTCGGAATTAGCTGCCAAACATCTACCTTTCTACATCGAGAATCTTTTTGCT GTTTTCCCCAATAACCTTTCCGCGCGCCAGTTCCGTCTTGCTTTCAAGACTGTCATCCAACTCACAGCACCCCCTTCTCCCTTAGCAAACAGCCAGCCCCTTCTCCCCTCTATCCTCTTGGAAGTTGTCCACGATCGTGCTTTGAATGCATCCTCTACACCTATTCCTCCGCAGGGTCCAAATCCAGACATGAGCCAAAGTTCACCTGTCTCCGAACAGGCTGTCTTGACCCTTGCTCTCCTCGATTCTCTTTCATTCCTCCGAGTCGAAGATCTGAAAGAATGGCTCCCCTTAGCAGCAAAATTGATGAACACAATTTCCGATCGCAATATGCGACACGCTTGTATCGATCGTTTCTGGGAAGCTCTAGCTGGCGGCGAGATGGATGTTGATCGATCACACTGCTGTGTTACATGGTGGAGCACTGAAGGTGGGCGTGAGCTTGTCCTCTTCGGCGCGGAGACCGCCCCGGACGAGTCAGATGAGAGTGGACATTTCATGAGTGGCGCGGTTGGAGGAGTCGCGCCTGAAAGCAAGCTATGA
- a CDS encoding Prenyl cysteine carboxyl methyltransferase Ste14: MYPNASGAEPNTAPNFTHVSKHISSPRHPTHDRTNSNLSSSSDASNIAPGPDTSIYPDGKMSLAGISLRAMLLGTSLGLSASMALFLSTVYQTTLWRIPFFVASLSLFHFLEFYVTARYNTRYATVSAFLLSSNGWAYNMAHGSAIVECLVSHIFWPGQTAAGRWVTVTEPFFGSLVSLLLVAGFVLLLIGQVVRTIAMAQAASNFNHHVQSQHQEGHVLVNSGLYRYLRHPSYFGFFWWGLGTQLVLGNMICFVGYALVLWQFFSSRIKREEAYLVSFFGDEYVQYRKATPVGIPGI; the protein is encoded by the exons ATGTACCCCAACGCCTCCGGCGCAGAGCCAAACACAGCCCCGAACTTCACGCACGTTTCCAAACACATCTCATCGCCCAGACATCCAACCCACGACCGCACCAACAGCAACCTATCCTCTTCCTCTGATGCCTCAAATATTGCGCCCGGTCCCGATACCTCAATCTACCCGGACGGCAAGATGTCGCTGGCGGGGATCTCACTGCGCGCAATGCTCCTCGGAACCAGCCTCGGGCTATCCGCAAGCATGGCGTTATTCCTAAGCACTGTGTACCAAACCACACTCTGGCGCATTCCCTTCTTTGTCGCCTCCCTGAGTTTGTTCCACTTCCTGGAGTTCTACGTGACGGCGCGGTACAACACGCGGTATGCGACAGTCTCTGCGTTCTTGTTGTCATCGAACGGATGGGCATATAATATGGCACACGGATCTGCCATTGTGGAATGCCTTGTTTCGCACATTTTCTGGCCCGGGCAGACTGCTGCTGGGCGGTGGGTCACTGTGACTGAACCGTTTTTCGGAAGCTTGGTCTCGCTGCTGCTTGTCGCAGGCTTTGTCCTTTTGTTGATTGGACAGGTTGTTCGGACTATTGCTATGGCGCAGGCTGCTAGTAACTTCAATCACCATGTGCAGAGTCAGCATCAGGAGGGCCATGTTTTGGTTAATTCCGGTCTTTATCGGTATCTGCGGCATCCGAGCTACTTTGGATTCTTCTGGTGGGGCCTGGGAACGCAGCTGGTACTGGGGAATATGATTTGTTTCGTGGGATATGCCTTGGTGTTGTGGCAGTTCTTCTCGAGCCGGATCAAGC GCGAAGAAGCTTACctggtttctttctttggcGACGAGTATGTTCAGTACAGAAAAGCAACCCCGGTTGGTATTCCGGGCATTTAG